A stretch of Macadamia integrifolia cultivar HAES 741 chromosome 7, SCU_Mint_v3, whole genome shotgun sequence DNA encodes these proteins:
- the LOC122084874 gene encoding uncharacterized protein LOC122084874 produces MVGFRRSLSFSTPSPRRPTLAEKSYHVRSISLPCKSHPLLSQLKDKIDDLRRWESELNAATTTTTTTTGVSTSACLCDGLTHLKNLQHCLDDLLHLPQTQESLRRRSDWVENLLEDFLRFVDVYGIFRIALLALKEQQLTAQVAIRRRDESKMVSYVKACNRKDKDMRKLASVVRCIGKWSAPAMSSDSDAELAAILRDVTQVTVSVSVALFNGISSSSSSSAPGSWMMTGWRLSRKTQKIKKQKGIREFEEAEVQSLQLLRKKGDEEVMRMTLRRLQALDDCIGGIESGTEKVFRSLINTRVSLLNVLTQY; encoded by the coding sequence atgGTTGGGTTTCGTCGTTCACTCTCGTTTTCCACGCCAAGTCCGAGACGCCCAACACTGGCGGAGAAATCCTACCACGTCAGATCCATCAGCCTCCCATGTAAATCTCACCCGTTGCTCTCCCAGCTCAAGGATAAGATCGACGATCTTAGGAGATGGGAATCAGAATTAAacgccgccaccaccaccaccaccaccaccaccggaGTCTCCACATCAGCCTGCCTATGCGACGGCTTGACCCACCTCAAGAACCTACAACACTGCCTTGACGATCTCCTCCATCTTCCCCAGACGCAAGAGTCCCTCCGCCGTCGATCTGACTGGGTCGAGAACCTACTGGAAGACTTCCTCCGCTTCGTCGACGTCTACGGCATCTTCCGAATTGCACTCCTGGCCCTCAAAGAACAACAGTTAACAGCTCAAGTGGCCATAAGGAGGAGGGACGAATCCAAGATGGTCTCCTACGTGAAAGCCTGTAACAGGAAGGACAAAGATATGAGAAAGCTTGCGTCAGTCGTCCGATGCATCGGTAAGTGGTCGGCGCCGGCAATGTCATCGGATTCTGATGCTGAGTTGGCAGCTATTCTAAGAGACGTGACCCAGGTCACGGTTTCGGTTTCCGTAGCACTCTTTAATGGAATCTCGTCGTCTTCATCGTCATCTGCGCCCGGATCATGGATGATGACGGGATGGAGATTGTCGAGAAAAactcagaaaatcaagaaacagAAGGGAATTAGGGAGTTTGAGGAAGCCGAAGTGCAGAGCCTACAGTTATTGAGAAAAAAGGGAGATGAAGAGGTGATGAGGATGACATTGAGAAGATTGCAAGCGTTGGACGATTGTATCGGAGGGATCGAGAGTGGGACTGAGAAAGTGTTTAGGAGTTTAATCAACACCAGAGTTTCACTGCTCAACGTTCTAACTCAATACTAA
- the LOC122083638 gene encoding uncharacterized protein LOC122083638 produces the protein MYFLKRWASDLDWRLLLLILTPLSLLVFVSLSSSATNPYSLFSSFTPLKSFLSPQTPQSRSPLPFLTSSPPIPSPNPSDSAEQMKKKKRKEELDRSKIAICLVGGARRFELTGPSIIDKILKVYRNSDLFLHSPLDKDSFKFSLLKVAPRLASVRIFKPKPLPENEAQLRVLSSNNSPNGIQGLVQYFNLVEGCLTMIKEYQMQKNFTYDWIVRTRVDGYWSAPLSPENFEPNRYLVPPGSDFGGLNDRLGVGDLNTSTVALSRLSLIPQLDAAGLRQLNSESAFKAQLTTQGVSYFTRRLPFCIVSDRKYSYPPMRFGVPVASLSSPGPLSGAKCRPCKPVCAGPCVADVVGTLYKGWSWTHWSNGTLQLCDAHGDWENGWEKIFDRVAGKKLAAVRKRVSELKLTGCVNDLEEMKRRTVIWDAPPADEICKLGLDRNWSQANCK, from the exons ATGTATTTTCTTAAGAGATGGGCTTCCGATCTGGATTGGCGTCTTCTTCTCTTGATCCTAACTCCTCTATCCCTTCTCGTATTCGTCTCGCTTTCCTCCTCCGCTACCAATCCTTACagccttttctcctctttcacTCCTCTCaaatcctttctttctcctcaaaCACCTCAATCCCGTTCCCCGCTCCCCTTCCTCACTTCTTCGCCTCCAATTCCATCACCCAATCCCAGCGATTCGGCGGAgcagatgaaaaagaagaagaggaaagaggagtTGGACCGGTCGAAAATCGCGATCTGCTTGGTTGGTGGAGCCAGGAGGTTCGAGCTCACGGGGCCATCGATCATAGATAAGATTCTAAAGGTGTACAGGAATTCAGATCTTTTCTTGCACAGTCCCTTGGACAAAGACTCCTTCAAGTTCTCTCTATTGAAGGTGGCTCCGAGGCTCGCTTCTGTTCGAATCTTCAAACCCAAACCCTTGCCCGAGAACGAAGCACAACTCAGAGTCCTCAGTTCCAACAACTCCCCCAACGGGATTCAG GGATTGGTACAGTATTTCAACCTGGTAGAAGGGTGCCTCACGATGATCAAGGAGTATCAAATGCAGAAGAACTTCACATACGATTGGATCGTGCGCACCAGAGTCGACGGCTATTGGTCCGCTCCACTCAGTCCCGAAAACTTTGAACCCAATCGGTACCTTGTTCCCCCTGGCTCTGATTTCGGCGGCCTCAATGACCGGTTAGGCGTCGGCGACCTCAACACCTCCACCGTCGCCCTCTCTCGGCTTTCCCTCATCCCGCAACTCGATGCTGCCGGTTTGCGGCAGCTCAACTCGGAGTCTGCTTTCAAAGCCCAACTCACTACCCAAGGGGTCAGCTACTTCACCAGGCGCCTTCCTTTCTGTATCGTCAGCGACCGCAAGTACTCGTACCCTCCAATGCGGTTCGGCGTTCCGGTCGCCTCGCTGTCGAGCCCCGGTCCGCTCAGTGGGGCCAAGTGTAGGCCGTGCAAACCGGTTTGCGCCGGACCTTGCGTGGCTGATGTGGTGGGGACGCTGTACAAGGGTTGGAGCTGGACCCACTGGTCTAATGGGACCCTTCAACTTTGTGATGCCCATGGCGATTGGGAAAATGGCTGGGAGAAAATCTTTGACCGTGTGGCCGGTAAGAAGCTCGCGGCCGTTAGGAAGCGAGTATCGGAGTTAAAGTTAACGGGATGCGTTAACGAtttggaagagatgaagagACGAACCGTTATTTGGGATGCTCCGCCGGCGGATGAGATTTGTAAGCTCGGACTGGATCGCAACTGGAGCCAAGCTAACTGTAAATAG